A DNA window from Enterobacter asburiae contains the following coding sequences:
- the csrD gene encoding RNase E specificity factor CsrD — protein MRLTTKFSAFITLLTGLTIFVTLLGCSLSFYTAIQDKLVNRVQSVASVIDTRLLTTPLPALSRELDELMVPVDIVQIDILQGKHRVLSHERPGSYRPTGVVSQYREVTVHSLKNPGMTIHMVYLDPMASYFRSMMTTAPLTVAVAFIVLLIFLAVRWLRRQLSGQELLEMRSVRILNGERGPQVRGSVHEWPSRASSALDTLLSEIQFASDQRSRMDTLIRSYAAQDNKTGLNNRLFFDNQLATLLDDSEKVGTHGVVMMIRLPDFDLLRDTWGQRVAEENLFTLINLLSTFIMRYPGALLARYHRSDFAVLLPHRTLKESESIASQLLKAVDALPQSKMLDRDDMVHMGICAWRGGQSTEQVMEHAEAATRNAVLQGANGWAVYDDSLPEKGRGNVRWRTLIEQMLSRGGPRIYQKPAVMKNGNVHHRELMCRIFDGTEEVISAEYLPMVLQFGLSEEYDRQQITRLIPFLSFWPEENLALQVTVESLIRPRFQRWLRDTLMQCEKSQRKHIIFELAEADVGQHISRLRPVVRLINALGARIAVTQAGLTLVSTSWIKELDVELLKLHPGLVRNIEKRTENQLLVQSLVEACKGTRTQVFATGVRSRSEWQMLTARGVMGGQGDFFAASQPLDTNVKKYLQRYSV, from the coding sequence ATGCGATTAACGACGAAGTTCTCAGCTTTTATCACCTTGCTGACGGGGCTTACCATTTTTGTCACGCTTCTGGGCTGTTCCCTGAGTTTTTACACCGCCATTCAGGACAAGCTGGTCAACCGGGTACAGTCTGTTGCCTCGGTGATTGATACGCGTCTGCTGACGACGCCCCTACCGGCGCTCTCCCGTGAGCTTGATGAGTTGATGGTACCTGTTGATATCGTTCAGATCGACATTCTGCAGGGAAAGCATCGTGTTTTAAGCCATGAACGACCGGGAAGCTATCGCCCCACGGGCGTGGTAAGCCAGTATCGGGAAGTGACGGTGCATTCCCTTAAAAATCCGGGGATGACCATACACATGGTCTACCTCGATCCGATGGCCAGCTATTTCCGTTCCATGATGACCACCGCGCCGCTCACCGTCGCCGTTGCGTTTATCGTCCTGCTGATCTTTCTCGCGGTCCGCTGGCTGCGCCGCCAGCTCTCTGGTCAGGAGCTGCTGGAGATGCGATCCGTACGTATCCTGAACGGTGAACGCGGCCCGCAGGTGCGTGGCTCTGTCCACGAGTGGCCGTCACGCGCCAGCAGCGCGCTCGATACCCTGCTCTCCGAAATCCAGTTTGCCAGCGACCAGCGCAGCCGTATGGATACGCTGATCCGCTCTTACGCGGCGCAGGATAATAAAACTGGCCTTAACAACCGTCTTTTCTTTGATAATCAGCTCGCCACGCTGCTCGACGATTCAGAAAAAGTGGGGACACACGGGGTGGTGATGATGATTCGCCTGCCCGATTTCGATCTTCTGCGCGACACCTGGGGACAGCGGGTCGCAGAAGAAAACCTCTTTACGCTGATCAACCTGCTCTCCACCTTTATTATGCGCTACCCGGGCGCGCTGCTGGCCCGCTATCACCGCAGCGACTTTGCCGTGCTGTTGCCTCACCGTACGCTGAAGGAATCCGAAAGCATCGCCAGCCAGCTGCTGAAGGCGGTAGATGCGCTGCCGCAGAGCAAAATGCTCGACAGGGACGATATGGTCCACATGGGGATCTGCGCCTGGCGTGGCGGACAATCGACTGAACAGGTGATGGAGCACGCGGAAGCCGCTACCCGCAACGCCGTGTTGCAGGGGGCCAACGGATGGGCGGTTTATGATGACTCGCTGCCGGAAAAAGGGCGCGGCAACGTGCGCTGGCGCACGCTGATTGAGCAAATGCTCAGCCGCGGCGGGCCACGTATTTATCAAAAACCCGCGGTCATGAAAAACGGCAACGTTCATCACCGTGAACTGATGTGTCGTATTTTTGACGGTACCGAAGAGGTCATCTCTGCGGAATATCTGCCGATGGTGCTGCAATTTGGCCTGTCCGAAGAGTATGACCGCCAGCAAATTACCCGGCTGATTCCGTTTTTATCCTTCTGGCCTGAAGAAAACCTGGCGTTACAGGTCACCGTGGAGTCGTTAATACGCCCACGTTTTCAGCGCTGGCTACGTGATACGCTAATGCAATGCGAAAAATCGCAACGTAAACACATTATTTTTGAACTTGCTGAGGCCGATGTAGGTCAACACATCAGCCGGTTACGTCCGGTGGTACGTTTGATCAATGCGCTCGGTGCACGTATCGCTGTGACGCAGGCAGGTTTAACGCTGGTCAGCACCAGCTGGATCAAGGAACTGGATGTGGAGTTATTAAAGCTACATCCGGGGCTGGTAAGGAATATTGAGAAGCGTACGGAAAACCAGCTGCTGGTACAGAGTCTGGTAGAAGCGTGCAAGGGTACGCGAACACAAGTATTCGCCACGGGCGTGCGCTCCAGAAGCGAATGGCAGATGTTAACAGCGCGCGGCGTGATGGGCGGTCAGGGGGATTTTTTTGCTGCCTCTCAACCGCTTGACACCAACGTGAAAAAATATTTGCAAAGATACTCTGTTTGA
- the msrP gene encoding protein-methionine-sulfoxide reductase catalytic subunit MsrP — MKNRKLTEADVTSESVFMLQRRQILKMLGISATALTLSPAAHADLLDWFKGNDRPKAPSGAPLTFTKPAEWQNKLTLTPEDKVTGYNNFYEFGLDKADPAANAGSLKTDPWTLKIDGEVAKPLTLDHHDLTTRFPLEERIYRMRCVEAWSMVVPWIGFPLHKLLAMVEPTSNAKYVAFQTRYAPDEMPGQKDRFIGGGLEYPYVEGLRLDEAMHPLTLLTVGVYGKALPPQNGAPIRLTVPWKYGFKGIKSIVSIKLTRERPPTTWNLAAPDEYGFFANVNPHVDHPRWSQATERFIGSGGALDVKRQPTLLFNGYADEVASLYRGLNLRENF; from the coding sequence ATGAAAAACCGAAAACTGACGGAAGCTGACGTAACGTCTGAGTCTGTCTTTATGTTACAGCGCCGCCAGATCCTGAAAATGCTTGGCATCAGCGCCACAGCCCTGACGCTCTCTCCCGCGGCACACGCCGACCTGCTCGACTGGTTTAAAGGCAACGATCGGCCAAAGGCCCCATCCGGCGCCCCGCTCACCTTTACGAAACCGGCCGAATGGCAAAACAAGCTGACGCTCACGCCGGAAGATAAAGTTACCGGCTACAACAACTTCTACGAATTTGGTCTCGATAAGGCCGATCCTGCCGCCAACGCGGGGAGCCTCAAAACCGATCCGTGGACGCTGAAAATTGATGGCGAAGTGGCGAAACCCCTGACGCTGGATCACCACGATCTTACTACCCGTTTCCCGCTCGAAGAGCGTATCTATCGCATGCGCTGCGTGGAGGCGTGGTCGATGGTGGTGCCCTGGATTGGCTTCCCGCTGCATAAACTGCTGGCAATGGTTGAGCCCACCAGCAACGCAAAATATGTCGCTTTCCAGACGCGCTATGCGCCGGACGAGATGCCCGGGCAGAAAGATCGGTTCATCGGCGGCGGGCTTGAGTATCCGTATGTGGAAGGGCTACGTCTCGACGAAGCTATGCACCCCCTCACCCTGCTGACCGTTGGCGTTTATGGCAAAGCGCTTCCGCCGCAGAACGGCGCCCCCATCCGTTTAACCGTACCGTGGAAATATGGCTTCAAAGGGATTAAATCTATCGTCAGCATTAAGCTTACCCGCGAACGTCCGCCAACCACCTGGAATCTGGCGGCCCCGGACGAATACGGCTTCTTCGCCAACGTGAACCCGCACGTGGATCATCCGCGCTGGTCGCAGGCAACCGAGCGATTTATCGGTTCCGGCGGTGCGCTGGACGTAAAGCGCCAGCCGACGCTGCTGTTTAACGGCTATGCGGATGAAGTGGCCTCGCTTTACCGTGGCCTCAACTTACGGGAGAACTTCTGA
- the accB gene encoding acetyl-CoA carboxylase biotin carboxyl carrier protein, with protein MDIRKIKKLIELVEESGISELEISEGEESVRISRAAPAASFPVMQQAYAAPVQQPALSAAVAPAAEAAPAAAAEISGHIVRSPMVGTFYRTPSPDAKAFIEVGQKVNVGDTLCIVEAMKMMNQIEADKSGTVKAILVESGQPVEFDEPLVVIE; from the coding sequence ATGGATATTCGTAAGATTAAAAAACTGATCGAGCTGGTTGAAGAATCAGGCATCTCCGAACTGGAAATTTCTGAAGGCGAAGAGTCTGTACGCATCAGCCGTGCAGCCCCAGCCGCTAGCTTCCCGGTAATGCAGCAAGCTTATGCTGCGCCAGTGCAGCAGCCTGCGCTCTCTGCAGCCGTTGCGCCAGCAGCTGAAGCCGCACCTGCCGCTGCAGCAGAAATCAGTGGTCACATCGTACGTTCCCCAATGGTTGGTACTTTCTACCGCACCCCGAGCCCGGACGCGAAGGCGTTCATCGAAGTGGGTCAGAAAGTCAACGTAGGCGATACCCTGTGCATCGTTGAAGCGATGAAAATGATGAACCAGATCGAAGCAGACAAATCAGGTACTGTGAAAGCGATTCTGGTCGAAAGTGGTCAGCCGGTTGAATTTGACGAGCCGCTGGTCGTCATCGAGTAA
- the aroQ gene encoding type II 3-dehydroquinate dehydratase produces MTDKFHILVLNGPNLNMLGTREPEKYGTLTLSEIVNRLGTEAASLNVDLDHFQSNAEYALIDRIHQAKDNVDYILINPAAFTHTSVAIRDALLAVSIPFIEIHLSNVHAREPFRHHSYLSDIAAGVICGLGADGYSYALQTAVKRLSQSH; encoded by the coding sequence ATGACTGATAAGTTCCATATCTTAGTTTTGAACGGACCGAACCTGAACATGCTCGGCACCCGTGAGCCAGAGAAGTACGGCACGCTAACATTGAGTGAAATTGTTAACCGTCTGGGAACGGAAGCAGCGTCACTGAATGTGGATTTGGATCATTTTCAGTCGAATGCGGAGTACGCACTCATCGACCGTATTCATCAGGCTAAAGACAATGTGGACTATATCCTGATCAATCCGGCCGCGTTTACGCACACCAGTGTTGCTATCCGCGACGCACTGCTCGCGGTGAGTATCCCGTTTATCGAGATCCACCTGAGTAATGTGCACGCCCGAGAGCCGTTCCGTCACCATTCGTATCTGTCGGATATCGCTGCTGGCGTTATCTGTGGACTGGGCGCAGACGGCTATTCATACGCTTTACAGACAGCGGTAAAACGCTTGTCACAATCACACTAA
- the accC gene encoding acetyl-CoA carboxylase biotin carboxylase subunit, with product MLDKIVIANRGEIALRILRACKELGIKTVAVHSSADRDLKHVLLADETVCIGPAPSVKSYLNIPAIISAAEITGAVAIHPGYGFLSENANFAEQVERSGFIFIGPKADTIRLMGDKVSAITAMKKAGVPTVPGSDGPLTDDMDANRAHAKRIGYPVIIKASGGGGGRGMRVVRSDAELAQSISMTKAEAKAAFSNDMVYMEKYLENPRHIEIQVLADGQGNAIYLAERDCSMQRRHQKVVEEAPAPGITPELRRYIGERCSKACVDIGYRGAGTFEFLFENGEFYFIEMNTRIQVEHPVTEMITGVDLIKEQLRIAAGQPLSIKQEEVVVKGHAVECRINAEDPNTFLPSPGKITRFHAPGGFGVRWESHIYAGYTVPPYYDSMIGKLICYGENRDVAIARMKNALQELIIDGIKTNVDLQMRIMSDEHFQNGGTNIHYLEKKLGLNEK from the coding sequence ATGCTGGATAAAATTGTTATCGCCAACCGCGGCGAGATCGCACTGCGTATTCTTCGTGCCTGTAAAGAACTGGGCATCAAGACCGTCGCTGTGCACTCAAGCGCGGATCGCGATTTAAAACACGTATTGCTGGCGGATGAGACGGTCTGTATTGGCCCGGCTCCGTCCGTAAAAAGCTATCTGAACATCCCGGCTATCATCAGCGCCGCTGAAATCACCGGCGCGGTGGCAATTCATCCGGGTTACGGCTTCCTCTCTGAGAACGCCAACTTTGCTGAGCAGGTTGAACGCTCTGGCTTCATCTTCATCGGCCCGAAAGCCGACACCATCCGCCTGATGGGCGACAAAGTGTCTGCAATCACCGCGATGAAAAAAGCCGGTGTTCCAACCGTACCAGGCTCTGACGGCCCTCTGACCGACGACATGGATGCTAACCGTGCTCATGCTAAACGCATTGGCTACCCGGTTATCATCAAGGCGTCCGGCGGCGGCGGCGGTCGCGGTATGCGCGTTGTGCGTAGCGATGCTGAACTGGCGCAGTCCATCTCCATGACCAAAGCAGAAGCGAAAGCCGCTTTCAGCAATGACATGGTGTACATGGAAAAATACCTGGAAAACCCACGCCACATCGAAATTCAGGTGCTGGCTGACGGTCAGGGTAACGCGATCTATCTGGCAGAACGTGACTGCTCCATGCAGCGTCGTCACCAGAAAGTGGTCGAAGAAGCACCAGCACCGGGCATTACCCCGGAACTGCGTCGCTACATCGGCGAGCGTTGCTCCAAAGCGTGTGTCGATATCGGCTATCGCGGTGCAGGTACCTTTGAGTTCCTGTTCGAGAACGGCGAGTTCTATTTCATCGAAATGAACACCCGTATTCAGGTTGAACACCCGGTTACCGAAATGATCACCGGCGTTGACCTGATCAAAGAACAGCTGCGTATCGCTGCAGGCCAGCCGCTGTCCATCAAGCAGGAAGAAGTTGTGGTGAAAGGCCATGCGGTAGAGTGCCGTATCAACGCCGAAGACCCGAACACCTTCCTGCCAAGCCCGGGTAAAATCACGCGTTTCCACGCGCCGGGTGGCTTTGGTGTGCGCTGGGAGTCTCATATCTACGCCGGTTACACCGTACCGCCGTACTATGACTCAATGATCGGCAAGCTTATCTGCTACGGCGAAAACCGTGACGTGGCGATTGCCCGCATGAAAAACGCCCTGCAGGAGCTGATCATCGACGGTATCAAAACCAACGTTGATCTGCAGATGCGTATCATGAGCGACGAGCACTTCCAGAATGGTGGAACCAACATCCACTATCTGGAGAAAAAACTCGGTCTGAACGAGAAGTAA
- a CDS encoding MDR family oxidoreductase — protein MQALILEQQDGKTLASVQAVEESRLPEGDVTVDIDWSSLNYKDALAITGKGKIIRNFPMVPGIDFAGRVHTSEDPRFHPGQHVLLTGWGVGENHWGGLATQARVKGDWLVPVPKGMDGRKAMIVGTAGFTAMLCVMALEDAGIRPESGEIVVTGASGGVGSTAVTLLHKLGYQVAAVSGRESTHDYLRQLGASRILSRDEFAETRPLEKQVWAGAVDTVGDKVLAKVLAQMNYGGCVAACGLAGGFALPTTVMPFILRNVRLQGVDSVMTPPARRHEAWERLVRDLPESFYTQSATEITLSQAPEYASKIMDNQFHGRALVKIA, from the coding sequence ATGCAGGCTTTGATCTTAGAACAGCAGGACGGCAAAACGCTTGCCTCAGTGCAGGCGGTTGAAGAGAGTCGCCTGCCGGAAGGCGACGTAACCGTCGACATCGACTGGTCCAGTTTAAATTATAAAGATGCGCTGGCTATTACCGGTAAGGGTAAAATCATCCGAAATTTCCCTATGGTGCCGGGGATCGATTTCGCTGGGCGGGTTCATACCAGCGAGGATCCGCGCTTCCATCCGGGCCAGCATGTGCTGCTCACCGGCTGGGGCGTGGGTGAAAATCACTGGGGCGGGCTGGCAACGCAGGCGCGCGTGAAGGGCGACTGGCTGGTGCCTGTGCCGAAAGGCATGGATGGCCGCAAGGCGATGATCGTCGGCACGGCAGGCTTTACCGCCATGCTGTGCGTGATGGCGCTGGAAGATGCGGGTATTCGCCCTGAGTCAGGGGAAATTGTCGTCACCGGCGCCAGCGGCGGCGTGGGCAGCACGGCAGTCACGCTGCTCCACAAGCTGGGCTATCAGGTCGCTGCGGTTTCCGGCCGAGAAAGCACCCATGACTATCTGCGCCAGCTCGGCGCCAGCCGCATTCTCAGCCGCGACGAATTTGCCGAAACCCGTCCGCTGGAAAAACAGGTTTGGGCTGGGGCGGTGGATACCGTCGGTGATAAGGTGCTGGCAAAAGTCCTGGCGCAGATGAACTACGGCGGCTGCGTGGCAGCCTGCGGTCTGGCGGGCGGATTTGCCCTGCCAACCACCGTGATGCCATTTATTCTGCGTAACGTACGCCTGCAGGGTGTGGATTCCGTGATGACCCCGCCGGCCCGTCGTCATGAAGCCTGGGAACGGCTGGTGCGCGATCTGCCGGAATCTTTCTATACCCAGAGCGCAACGGAGATAACCCTCAGCCAGGCGCCGGAATACGCCAGTAAGATCATGGACAACCAATTCCACGGCCGCGCGCTGGTGAAAATCGCCTAA
- a CDS encoding YhdT family protein yields the protein MDKRFVQAHKEARWALWLTLLYLAAWLVTAYLPDSAIGITGLPHWFEMACLLVPLVFILLCWAMVKFIYRDIPLEDDDAA from the coding sequence ATGGACAAACGTTTTGTTCAGGCCCATAAAGAAGCGCGCTGGGCGCTGTGGCTGACCCTTCTCTATCTCGCAGCATGGTTAGTAACTGCTTACTTACCTGACTCCGCTATTGGCATCACCGGCCTGCCGCACTGGTTCGAAATGGCGTGTCTGCTGGTCCCGCTGGTCTTCATCCTGCTCTGCTGGGCAATGGTGAAATTCATTTATCGCGATATTCCGCTGGAGGACGATGATGCAGCTTGA
- a CDS encoding carbonic anhydrase: MTHVTGKAALLALSMISASAFASHWSYEGEGSPQHWGEMDEAYKTCQNGMNQSPVNIDSTTNAHLSPLQTHYVDGPVTLTNNGHTIQAGEQANTRDTLTLDKQTWTLQQFHFHAPSENTVHGKRYAMEMHLVHKNASGELTVVAVMFDKGAANPELEKLWRVMPQQAEQNVSIKQELNLNKLLPKNKTYWRFSGSLTTPPCSEGVTWIVLKQPLTVSAEQLARFTQTMHHDNNRPVQSLHGRVVVE; this comes from the coding sequence ATGACACACGTTACAGGCAAGGCAGCGCTGCTGGCGCTGAGCATGATTTCGGCTTCAGCATTTGCATCACACTGGAGCTATGAAGGGGAAGGTTCACCGCAACACTGGGGCGAGATGGACGAGGCATACAAGACCTGTCAAAACGGTATGAACCAGTCTCCTGTTAATATTGATTCGACCACTAACGCCCATCTCTCCCCGCTACAAACCCACTACGTTGATGGCCCTGTTACGCTGACGAACAATGGCCATACCATTCAGGCAGGTGAACAGGCGAACACCCGCGATACCCTTACTCTCGATAAGCAAACCTGGACGTTACAGCAGTTCCATTTCCACGCGCCGAGCGAAAACACCGTACATGGCAAGAGATACGCGATGGAAATGCATCTGGTTCATAAAAATGCCAGTGGGGAACTGACGGTGGTGGCGGTCATGTTTGATAAAGGGGCCGCAAACCCGGAGCTTGAAAAACTGTGGCGCGTTATGCCTCAGCAGGCCGAGCAGAACGTCTCCATCAAACAGGAGCTCAACCTGAACAAACTGCTGCCAAAAAATAAAACGTACTGGCGCTTTAGCGGTTCACTGACCACTCCACCGTGTTCAGAAGGCGTTACCTGGATTGTACTTAAACAGCCCCTGACGGTTTCTGCAGAACAACTTGCCAGATTCACCCAGACAATGCATCACGATAATAACCGTCCGGTACAGTCGCTGCATGGGCGCGTCGTGGTCGAATAA
- the msrQ gene encoding protein-methionine-sulfoxide reductase heme-binding subunit MsrQ, with amino-acid sequence MRLTAKQITWLKVLLHLAGLLPFIWLFWAASQGLFSADPAKDIQHFTGRMALKFLLATLLVSPLARYAKQPLLIRTRRLLGLWCFAWATLHLTSYALLELGINNLALLGRELVTRPYLTLGIVSWVVLLALALTSTQYSQRKLGRRWQLLHNFVYLVAILAPIHYLWSVKILSPQPILYALAAVALLAWRYKKFRQWLR; translated from the coding sequence GTGCGTTTAACGGCAAAACAGATTACCTGGCTGAAAGTGCTGCTGCACCTGGCCGGGCTGCTTCCTTTTATATGGCTGTTCTGGGCCGCAAGCCAGGGGCTCTTTAGCGCAGACCCGGCGAAGGATATCCAGCATTTTACCGGTCGGATGGCTCTGAAATTTTTGCTGGCCACCTTGCTCGTCTCGCCGCTGGCGCGCTACGCTAAACAGCCCTTATTGATACGCACCCGTCGCCTGTTAGGGCTCTGGTGTTTTGCCTGGGCGACGCTGCACCTCACCAGCTACGCCCTGCTGGAACTGGGAATTAACAATCTGGCGCTGCTTGGCCGCGAACTGGTGACACGTCCTTATCTGACGCTGGGTATCGTGAGCTGGGTGGTTTTACTGGCGTTAGCGCTGACATCCACGCAATATTCGCAGCGAAAACTGGGCAGGCGCTGGCAGCTTCTGCATAACTTCGTCTATCTTGTCGCGATCCTCGCTCCCATTCATTACCTGTGGTCGGTGAAGATCCTCTCGCCGCAGCCGATCCTTTATGCACTGGCGGCCGTGGCGCTTTTGGCATGGCGTTACAAGAAGTTCCGCCAGTGGTTGCGATAG
- the prmA gene encoding 50S ribosomal protein L11 methyltransferase — MPWIQLKLNTTGANAEELSDALMEAGSVSITFQDTHDTPVFEPLPGETRLWGDTDVIGLFDAETDMKEVVAILENHPLLGAGFVHKIEQLEDKDWEREWMDNFHPMQFGKRLWICPSWRDVPDESAVNVMLDPGLAFGTGTHPTTSLCLQWLDGLDLDGKTVIDFGCGSGILAIAVLKLGAAKAIGIDIDPQAIQASRDNAERNGVSDRLELYLPDAQPEAMKADVVVANILAGPLRELAPLISVLPVEGGLLGLSGILASQADSVCEAYADLFALDPVVEKEEWCRITGRKK; from the coding sequence ATGCCGTGGATCCAACTAAAACTGAACACAACCGGCGCTAACGCCGAAGAGCTGAGCGATGCGCTGATGGAGGCCGGTTCGGTCTCTATCACCTTCCAGGACACGCATGACACGCCGGTCTTTGAGCCGCTGCCGGGCGAAACCCGCCTGTGGGGTGATACCGACGTTATTGGCCTGTTTGATGCCGAAACCGATATGAAAGAGGTTGTCGCGATTCTGGAGAATCATCCTCTGCTGGGCGCGGGTTTCGTGCATAAAATCGAACAGCTGGAAGACAAAGACTGGGAACGCGAGTGGATGGATAACTTCCACCCGATGCAGTTCGGCAAACGTCTGTGGATCTGTCCGAGCTGGCGCGATGTCCCTGATGAAAGCGCAGTCAACGTGATGCTCGACCCGGGTCTGGCGTTTGGTACCGGTACTCACCCAACCACGTCTCTGTGCCTGCAGTGGCTGGATGGTCTGGATCTGGACGGTAAGACAGTGATCGACTTCGGCTGTGGATCCGGGATCCTCGCGATTGCAGTCCTGAAGCTGGGCGCGGCAAAAGCCATCGGGATCGATATCGATCCGCAGGCGATTCAGGCCAGCCGCGATAATGCCGAGCGTAACGGCGTCTCCGATCGTCTGGAGCTGTATCTGCCGGATGCTCAGCCAGAAGCCATGAAAGCCGATGTGGTGGTCGCTAACATTCTGGCGGGCCCACTGCGCGAACTGGCTCCGTTAATCAGCGTGCTGCCCGTTGAGGGCGGTCTGCTGGGGCTTTCCGGTATCCTGGCAAGCCAGGCCGACAGCGTGTGTGAAGCCTACGCCGATCTCTTTGCCCTCGACCCGGTGGTGGAAAAAGAAGAGTGGTGCCGCATCACCGGGCGTAAAAAATAA
- the panF gene encoding sodium/pantothenate symporter has translation MQLEVILPLIAYLLVVFGLSVYAMRKRTTGTFLNEYFLGSRSMGGVVLAMTLTATYISASSFIGGPGAAYKYGLGWVLLAMIQLPAVWLSLGILGKKFAILARRYNAVTLNDMLFARYQSRLLVWLASLSLLVAFIGAMTVQFIGGARLLETAAGIPYETGLIIFGVSIALYTAFGGFRASVLNDTMQGMVMLIGTIVLLVGIVHAAGGLSHAVETLETIDPKLVSPQGADDILSPTFMTSFWVLVCFGVIGLPHTAVRCISYKDSKAVHRGIIIGTIVVAILMFGMHLAGALGRAVIPDLTVPDLVIPTLMVKVLPPFAAGIFLAAPMAAIMSTINAQLLQSSATIIKDLYLNLRPEQAENERRLKRMSAVITLVLGALLLLAAWRPPEMIIWLNLLAFGGLEAVFLWPLVLGLYWERANAAGALSAMIVGGVLYAVLATFKIQYLGFHPIVPSLLLSLLAFVVGNRFGQPVPQPAMISTDK, from the coding sequence ATGCAGCTTGAAGTCATTCTGCCGCTTATCGCTTACTTGTTAGTGGTGTTTGGTTTATCCGTTTACGCCATGCGTAAAAGAACGACGGGCACCTTCCTGAACGAGTATTTTCTGGGTAGCCGCTCGATGGGCGGCGTCGTGCTGGCCATGACGCTGACCGCGACCTACATCAGCGCCAGTTCGTTTATCGGCGGACCCGGAGCAGCCTATAAATACGGGTTAGGCTGGGTGCTGCTGGCGATGATCCAGCTTCCTGCCGTCTGGCTCTCGCTGGGCATACTGGGTAAAAAATTTGCCATTCTGGCGCGCCGTTATAATGCCGTGACGCTCAACGATATGCTGTTTGCCCGCTATCAGAGCCGTTTACTGGTGTGGCTGGCCAGCTTAAGCCTGCTGGTGGCCTTTATTGGCGCAATGACGGTGCAGTTTATCGGCGGGGCACGCCTGCTGGAAACGGCGGCAGGTATTCCCTACGAGACAGGCTTGATCATCTTTGGAGTCAGCATTGCGCTGTATACCGCGTTTGGCGGATTCCGCGCCAGCGTGCTGAACGATACGATGCAGGGCATGGTTATGCTTATCGGCACTATTGTCCTGCTGGTCGGCATCGTCCACGCCGCGGGCGGCCTGAGCCATGCGGTTGAAACGCTCGAGACGATCGATCCAAAACTGGTTTCGCCGCAGGGCGCGGATGACATCCTTTCGCCAACCTTTATGACCTCGTTCTGGGTGTTGGTGTGCTTTGGGGTGATTGGCCTGCCGCATACCGCCGTGCGCTGTATCTCTTACAAAGACAGCAAAGCCGTGCACAGAGGTATCATTATCGGCACTATCGTTGTCGCAATCCTGATGTTTGGTATGCACCTGGCGGGCGCGTTAGGTCGGGCAGTTATTCCTGACCTTACCGTACCCGATCTGGTTATCCCAACCCTGATGGTTAAAGTGCTGCCGCCATTTGCCGCCGGGATCTTCCTCGCCGCACCGATGGCCGCCATTATGTCGACCATCAACGCTCAGCTGCTGCAAAGTTCCGCTACGATCATAAAAGATCTCTATCTGAACCTGCGTCCTGAGCAGGCAGAGAATGAACGGCGCCTGAAGCGCATGTCGGCCGTTATTACTTTGGTGTTAGGGGCATTGCTGCTGTTAGCCGCGTGGCGCCCGCCAGAGATGATCATCTGGCTGAACCTGCTGGCATTTGGTGGGCTTGAAGCGGTATTCCTGTGGCCGCTGGTGTTAGGGCTCTACTGGGAGCGCGCGAATGCCGCCGGTGCGCTGAGCGCGATGATTGTCGGCGGCGTGCTTTACGCCGTCCTCGCAACGTTTAAGATTCAGTACCTGGGCTTCCATCCGATTGTGCCTTCGTTACTGCTAAGTTTACTGGCGTTTGTGGTGGGGAACCGTTTCGGTCAACCCGTCCCACAACCCGCTATGATTTCTACTGATAAATAA